A region from the Mycobacterium heidelbergense genome encodes:
- a CDS encoding PPE family protein: protein MATDLGSLPPEISSALIYSGPGSSSLTAAASAWNGIAAELNSAALGYDNIVTTLSSEEWLGPASASMAVAVQPYVEWMTTTGAQAEETAAQAQAAAAAYETVLGSVVPPPLIAANRTELTQAQATNVLGLNNGIIAQLEAQYQEFWAQNAAALYSYAGQSAAAAKVTPYQNAPAVADPAAAATQATATASNPAASIQQSLQGFLSQIQSQLGLLATPNGTNSLVSQLASSNPLLTEVWFLLSGQTTLPTNVATFLTGYNNFSSFFYNTEGLPYFSVGMGNFGIQMAKTVGALGGAAAPAVAAVPKGLPGLGGLLGGGAGAAAHLGSATSIGKLSVPVAWSGAASAVAPHATAIPVSSISAAPEAAGGPGNLLGGMPLAGMGSGTAGGAGPRYGFRPTVMARPPLGG, encoded by the coding sequence ATGGCAACCGATTTGGGTTCGTTACCTCCGGAAATCAGCTCCGCGCTGATCTATTCGGGTCCGGGCTCGTCGTCGCTGACGGCGGCGGCCTCGGCGTGGAATGGGATTGCCGCCGAGCTGAATTCGGCCGCGCTGGGCTACGACAACATTGTCACCACGCTCTCCAGCGAGGAGTGGCTGGGGCCCGCCTCCGCGTCGATGGCCGTGGCGGTGCAGCCGTATGTGGAGTGGATGACGACCACCGGCGCCCAGGCGGAGGAGACGGCCGCCCAGGCGCAGGCGGCCGCGGCCGCCTACGAGACCGTGCTCGGCTCGGTGGTGCCCCCGCCGCTGATCGCGGCCAACCGCACCGAGCTGACCCAGGCGCAGGCGACCAACGTCCTGGGCCTGAACAACGGGATCATCGCGCAGTTGGAAGCCCAATACCAGGAGTTCTGGGCGCAGAACGCCGCGGCGCTGTACAGCTATGCCGGTCAGTCCGCGGCGGCGGCCAAGGTGACGCCGTATCAAAACGCGCCGGCGGTTGCCGATCCGGCCGCCGCCGCCACCCAGGCCACGGCGACCGCGAGCAATCCGGCCGCCTCGATCCAGCAGTCCCTGCAGGGCTTCCTCAGCCAGATCCAGAGCCAACTGGGCCTTCTCGCCACGCCCAACGGGACGAATTCGCTGGTGTCACAGCTCGCCTCGTCCAACCCATTGCTTACCGAGGTGTGGTTCCTCCTCAGCGGGCAGACCACGCTGCCCACCAACGTGGCAACGTTCTTGACCGGCTACAACAACTTCTCGAGCTTCTTCTACAACACCGAGGGTTTGCCCTACTTCAGCGTCGGTATGGGCAACTTCGGTATTCAGATGGCCAAGACCGTGGGGGCGCTCGGCGGCGCGGCGGCGCCGGCCGTGGCCGCCGTCCCCAAGGGCTTGCCCGGACTGGGCGGCCTGCTGGGCGGCGGCGCCGGCGCGGCGGCGCATTTGGGCAGCGCGACCTCCATCGGCAAGTTGTCTGTGCCGGTCGCATGGTCGGGTGCCGCGTCGGCGGTGGCACCCCACGCCACGGCCATCCCGGTCAGCAGCATCAGCGCCGCCCCGGAGGCGGCCGGGGGTCCCGGAAACCTGCTGGGCGGCATGCCGCTGGCCGGAATGGGCTCCGGCACCGCCGGCGGTGCCGGCCCGCGGTACGGATTCCGTCCCACCGTCATGGCCCGCCCACCCCTCGGCGGATAG
- the eccB gene encoding type VII secretion protein EccB: MAEESRGQRGSGYGLGLSTRTQVTGYQFLARRTAMALTRWRVRMEIEPGRRQTLAVVASISAALVICLGALLWSFLSPSGQINESPIIADRDSGALYVRVGDKLYPALNLASARLITGRPDNPHLVRSSQIAGLPRGPLVGIPGAPTHFAPSAPAASSWLVCDTVGSTGIGAPSGVTVTVIDGTPDLSGHRRVLNGSDAVVLTYGGDAWVVRQGRRSRIDAANRSVLLPLGLTPEQVSMAKPMSRALFDALSVGPELTVPEVPNAGSPATFPGAPGPVGTVIVTPQISGPQQYSLVLTDGVQTLPPLVAQILQNAGGPGNTKPVTVEPSALAKMPVVNKLDLSSYPDDPLNVMDIRENPATCWWWEKSSGENRARIQVVSGSTIPIATKDTSKVVSLVKADTTGREADQVYFGPDYANFVAVTGNDAGAKTAESLWWLTDAGARFGVDDTREVREALGLKTVPSLAPWVALRLLPQGPTLSRADALVEHDTLPMDMSPAELVVPK; encoded by the coding sequence GTGGCCGAAGAGAGTCGCGGGCAACGGGGATCGGGGTACGGCCTCGGGTTATCGACCCGGACCCAGGTGACCGGTTATCAGTTCCTTGCCCGCCGAACCGCGATGGCGCTGACCCGGTGGCGGGTCCGCATGGAGATCGAGCCGGGCCGGCGTCAGACGTTGGCCGTGGTGGCGTCGATCTCGGCGGCGCTGGTGATCTGCCTGGGCGCGCTGCTGTGGTCGTTCCTCAGCCCGTCCGGCCAGATCAACGAGTCGCCGATCATCGCCGACCGCGACTCCGGCGCGCTGTATGTGCGGGTGGGTGACAAGCTGTATCCGGCGCTGAACTTGGCGTCGGCGCGGCTGATCACCGGGCGGCCGGACAACCCGCACCTGGTCCGGTCGAGCCAGATCGCCGGCCTGCCGCGCGGGCCGCTGGTGGGCATCCCGGGCGCGCCGACACACTTCGCGCCCAGCGCTCCGGCCGCGTCCTCGTGGCTGGTGTGCGACACCGTGGGTTCCACCGGGATCGGCGCGCCGTCGGGGGTGACGGTGACGGTGATCGACGGCACCCCGGATCTCAGCGGCCACCGACGCGTGCTGAACGGGTCGGATGCCGTGGTCCTGACCTATGGCGGGGACGCGTGGGTGGTCCGGCAGGGGCGCCGGTCGCGCATCGACGCCGCCAACCGATCGGTGTTGTTGCCGCTGGGTTTGACCCCGGAGCAGGTCAGCATGGCGAAGCCGATGAGCCGCGCCCTGTTCGACGCGCTGTCGGTCGGGCCCGAACTGACGGTGCCGGAAGTGCCGAACGCCGGCTCCCCGGCGACGTTCCCGGGGGCGCCCGGACCGGTGGGGACGGTGATCGTCACACCGCAAATCAGTGGGCCGCAACAGTATTCGCTGGTGTTGACCGATGGTGTGCAAACGCTGCCCCCGCTGGTGGCCCAGATCCTGCAGAACGCCGGCGGCCCCGGCAACACCAAACCGGTGACCGTCGAACCGTCGGCGCTGGCGAAGATGCCGGTGGTCAACAAGCTGGACCTGTCGTCGTACCCGGACGACCCGCTGAACGTGATGGACATCCGGGAAAACCCGGCGACCTGCTGGTGGTGGGAGAAGTCCTCCGGTGAGAACCGGGCCCGCATCCAGGTCGTGTCCGGGTCGACCATTCCGATCGCGACCAAGGACACGAGCAAGGTCGTGTCCTTGGTGAAGGCCGACACGACGGGCCGCGAGGCCGACCAGGTCTACTTCGGTCCCGACTACGCAAACTTCGTGGCCGTCACCGGCAACGATGCCGGCGCCAAGACGGCGGAATCGCTGTGGTGGCTGACGGACGCGGGCGCCCGGTTCGGGGTCGACGACACCCGCGAGGTCCGCGAGGCGCTGGGCCTGAAGACCGTACCGAGCCTGGCCCCCTGGGTGGCGCTGCGGCTGCTGCCGCAGGGGCCGACCCTGTCGCGGGCCGACGCCCTGGTGGAGCACGACACGTTGCCGATGGACATGTCCCCTGCAGAGTTGGTGGTACCCAAGTGA
- a CDS encoding PPE family protein, with product MFDFGALPPEINSGRMYAGPGAESIMVAATAWDMLAAELGTAASGYSSVVDELTGGPWVGPSSAAMVSAVIPYVSWLGSAAGLAEESANQARAAAAAFEAAFAMTVPPPAIAANRLLLMTLVATNFFGQNTPAIMAAEAQYLEMWAQDAAAMYGYAASSAAASQLTRFISPPSTTTPDGESGQFAAVAQAAAEPAGNSGQATSSQLVSAAAVPQSLQQLPSWIASRWPWSAIETQIKQFLTYGLPTPANNWTGFVPQNYTTVIKQTLQAYFGVGVGNFGWSMGQQLTYGPGGATAGAGGAWYPTPQFAGLHLGAVGGVGAGAHTAGAVSASAGQAGKVGMLSVPANWSTPTSEATVTLAAAEEAPAHAGAPGAPGAPGNALLRGMPAGAVGRRTAGYGYTTKYGFRHSVLTRPPSAG from the coding sequence GTGTTCGACTTCGGAGCGTTACCGCCCGAAATCAATTCCGGTCGGATGTATGCGGGCCCGGGAGCCGAATCGATAATGGTCGCCGCGACCGCCTGGGACATGCTGGCGGCAGAGTTGGGGACGGCGGCCAGCGGCTACAGTTCGGTGGTCGACGAGCTGACCGGCGGACCCTGGGTGGGGCCCTCGTCGGCCGCGATGGTGTCGGCGGTCATTCCCTACGTGAGCTGGCTCGGCTCGGCGGCCGGGCTGGCCGAGGAGAGCGCCAACCAGGCGCGCGCGGCCGCGGCGGCGTTCGAGGCCGCGTTCGCGATGACGGTGCCGCCACCCGCGATCGCGGCCAACCGGCTGCTGTTGATGACGCTCGTCGCGACCAACTTCTTCGGGCAGAACACCCCGGCGATCATGGCCGCCGAGGCACAGTACCTGGAGATGTGGGCCCAGGACGCCGCCGCCATGTACGGCTATGCCGCCTCGTCGGCGGCCGCCTCCCAGCTGACCCGATTCATCTCACCGCCCAGTACCACCACCCCGGATGGGGAGTCCGGCCAGTTTGCTGCGGTGGCCCAGGCCGCCGCCGAGCCGGCCGGCAACTCCGGGCAGGCCACGAGCTCCCAGCTGGTATCGGCTGCTGCAGTGCCTCAATCGCTGCAGCAACTCCCCTCGTGGATTGCGTCACGCTGGCCCTGGTCAGCGATCGAAACGCAAATCAAGCAATTCTTGACATATGGTCTTCCTACCCCCGCAAACAACTGGACGGGCTTTGTTCCTCAGAACTACACCACGGTGATCAAGCAAACTTTGCAGGCGTATTTCGGGGTCGGCGTAGGAAACTTCGGTTGGTCGATGGGACAGCAGTTGACATACGGTCCCGGCGGTGCGACGGCCGGTGCGGGCGGTGCCTGGTACCCGACGCCGCAATTCGCTGGCCTGCACCTGGGCGCCGTGGGCGGTGTCGGCGCGGGCGCCCACACCGCCGGAGCGGTGTCGGCGAGCGCGGGCCAGGCCGGCAAGGTTGGGATGCTGTCCGTCCCGGCGAATTGGAGCACGCCGACCTCGGAGGCGACCGTCACGCTCGCGGCGGCGGAGGAGGCTCCCGCCCACGCCGGCGCGCCGGGTGCGCCGGGTGCGCCGGGAAACGCCCTGCTACGCGGAATGCCGGCGGGGGCGGTGGGCCGGCGCACCGCCGGCTACGGCTACACCACCAAATACGGTTTCCGCCACAGCGTGCTGACGCGGCCGCCGTCAGCCGGATGA
- a CDS encoding PE family protein — protein sequence MSFVTTQPEALAAAAGSLQGIGSALSAQNAAAAAPTTGVVPAAADEVSALTAAQFAAHAQMYQAVSAQAAAIHEQFVNTLGISSGSYAATEAANAAAAG from the coding sequence ATGTCGTTTGTGACGACGCAGCCGGAAGCGTTGGCGGCGGCCGCGGGCAGTTTGCAAGGTATCGGCTCGGCGTTGAGCGCTCAGAATGCCGCCGCGGCGGCCCCCACGACCGGGGTGGTGCCGGCGGCCGCCGATGAGGTGTCGGCGCTGACCGCGGCGCAGTTCGCCGCCCACGCCCAGATGTATCAGGCCGTCAGCGCTCAGGCTGCGGCTATCCACGAGCAGTTCGTCAACACCCTGGGCATCAGCTCGGGGTCGTACGCGGCGACCGAGGCGGCCAACGCGGCCGCGGCCGGCTAA
- the eccCa gene encoding type VII secretion protein EccCa — protein MKRGFARPTPEKPPVIKPENIVLPTPLSIPPPEGKPWWLVVVGVLVVGLLIGMVSMTFASGSHVFGGAGAIFPIFMIGGVAMMMFGGRFGGQQQMSRPKLDAMRAQFMLMLDMLRETAHESADSMDANYRWFHPAPDTLTAAVGSSRMWERKPDGKDLNFGVVRVGVGMTRPEVTWGEPQNMPTDIELEPVTGKALQEFGRYQSVVYNLPKMISLLVEPWYSLIGEREQVLGLMRAIICQLTFSHGPDHVQMIVVSSELEQWDWVKWLPHFGDPRRQDAAGNARMVYASVREFAAEQAELFAGRGSFTPRHASSSAQTPTPHTLIIADVTDPQWEFVISAEGIDGVTFFDLSGASMWSSVPERTLRFDKRGVIEALPRDRDTWMVIDEKPWFFALTDHLSIAEAEEFSQKLARWRLAEAYEEIGQRVAHIGARDIMAYYGIDDPADIDFNALWDSRTDTMGRSRLRAPFGNRSDNGELLFLDMKSLDEGGDGPHGVMSGTTGSGKSTLVRTVIESLMLGHPPEELQFVLADLKGGSAVKPFAGVPHVSRIITDLEEDQALMERFLDALWGEIARRKAICDNAGVDDAKEYNSVRSRMRARGQDMPPLPMLVVVIDEFYEWFRIMPTAVDVLDSIGRQGRAYWIHLMMASQTIESRAEKLMENMGYRLVLKARTAGAAQAAGVPNAVNLPAQAGLGYFRRSLEDTVRFQAEFLWRDYISRGITIDGEDAPALVHSIDYVRPQLFTNSFTPLEVSVGGPELEPVRSNGEAAGAAETEAEDEEGIRTPKVGTVIIDQLRKIDFEPYRLWQPPLSAPIAIDELVNRFIGRQWQQDYGTEKNLVFPIGIIDRPFKHDQPPWTVDTSGPGANVLILGAGGSGKTTALQTLICSAALTHTPEQVQFYCLAYSGTALTTVGRLPHVGEVAGPTDPYGVRRTVAELLALVRERKRSFLEYGIASMDVFRRRKFGGEAGPVPNDGFGDVYLVIDNYRALAEENEVLIEQVNLIINQGPSFGVHVVVTADRESELRPPVRSGFGSRVELRLAAVEDAKLVRSRFAKEVPVKPGRGMVAVNYVRLDADPQAGLHTLVARPALGSTRDNVFASDSIVEAVSRLASGQAPPIRRLPARFGVEQVRELAARDTRQGVGAGGIAWAISELDLAPVYLNFAENAHLMVTGRRECGRTTTLATIMSEIGRLYAPGASAAPPPPAGQPSAQVWLVDPRRQLLTVLGSDYVENFAYNLDGVQAMMNDMSALLASREPPPGLSAEELLSHSWWSGPEIFLIVDDIQQMPAGFDSPLHKAAAWVTRAADVGLHVIVTRTFGGWSSAGSDPMLRALHQANAPLLVMDADPDEGFIRGKMKGGPLPRGRGLLMAEDTGVFVQVAATEFRKQ, from the coding sequence GTGAAACGCGGATTTGCACGGCCGACACCGGAAAAGCCTCCGGTCATCAAGCCGGAGAACATCGTCCTACCGACGCCGCTGAGCATCCCGCCGCCGGAGGGCAAGCCCTGGTGGCTGGTGGTGGTCGGCGTCCTGGTCGTCGGCCTGCTGATCGGCATGGTCTCCATGACCTTCGCGAGCGGCTCGCACGTGTTCGGGGGCGCCGGCGCGATCTTCCCGATCTTCATGATCGGCGGCGTCGCGATGATGATGTTCGGCGGCCGGTTCGGCGGCCAGCAGCAGATGAGCCGGCCGAAGCTGGACGCGATGCGCGCCCAGTTCATGTTGATGCTGGACATGCTGCGCGAGACGGCCCACGAGTCGGCCGACAGCATGGACGCCAACTACCGCTGGTTCCATCCGGCACCCGACACGCTGACGGCCGCCGTCGGATCGTCGCGGATGTGGGAACGCAAGCCCGACGGCAAGGACCTCAACTTCGGCGTCGTGCGGGTGGGCGTGGGCATGACGCGTCCCGAGGTCACCTGGGGTGAGCCGCAGAACATGCCGACCGACATCGAGCTGGAGCCGGTTACCGGCAAGGCCCTTCAGGAGTTCGGGCGCTATCAAAGCGTCGTCTACAACCTGCCGAAGATGATCTCGCTGCTGGTCGAACCGTGGTACTCGCTGATCGGGGAGCGCGAGCAGGTGCTGGGGCTGATGCGGGCGATCATCTGCCAGCTGACGTTCTCGCACGGGCCCGACCACGTGCAGATGATCGTGGTCAGTTCGGAGTTGGAGCAATGGGATTGGGTGAAGTGGCTTCCGCACTTCGGTGACCCGCGGCGTCAGGACGCGGCGGGCAACGCCCGGATGGTCTACGCCTCGGTGCGGGAGTTCGCCGCCGAGCAGGCCGAATTGTTCGCCGGCCGTGGGTCTTTCACACCGCGTCACGCCAGCTCGTCCGCGCAGACGCCGACGCCGCACACCCTGATCATCGCCGACGTCACGGATCCGCAATGGGAGTTCGTGATCAGCGCCGAGGGCATTGACGGCGTGACGTTCTTCGACCTGTCCGGCGCGTCCATGTGGTCATCCGTTCCGGAGCGGACGTTGCGGTTCGACAAAAGGGGCGTGATCGAGGCGCTGCCCCGCGACCGCGACACCTGGATGGTGATCGACGAGAAGCCGTGGTTCTTCGCGCTCACCGACCACCTCAGCATCGCGGAGGCGGAGGAGTTCTCCCAAAAGCTGGCGCGCTGGCGCCTCGCCGAGGCCTACGAGGAGATCGGCCAGCGGGTGGCGCACATCGGCGCCCGGGACATCATGGCCTACTACGGAATCGACGATCCGGCCGATATCGACTTCAACGCGCTGTGGGACAGCCGCACCGACACGATGGGCCGGTCGCGGTTGCGGGCACCGTTCGGCAATCGTTCCGACAACGGTGAGCTGCTGTTCTTGGACATGAAGTCGCTGGACGAAGGCGGCGACGGCCCGCATGGGGTCATGTCCGGGACGACCGGTTCGGGTAAGTCGACCCTGGTGCGGACCGTCATCGAATCGCTGATGCTGGGCCATCCGCCGGAGGAGCTGCAGTTCGTGTTGGCCGACCTCAAGGGTGGGTCCGCGGTCAAGCCGTTCGCCGGCGTGCCGCACGTCTCGCGCATCATCACCGACCTCGAAGAGGACCAGGCGCTGATGGAGCGCTTCCTGGACGCGCTGTGGGGCGAGATCGCCCGGCGGAAGGCGATCTGCGACAACGCGGGTGTCGACGACGCCAAGGAGTACAACTCCGTCCGCTCCAGGATGCGGGCCCGCGGCCAGGACATGCCGCCGCTGCCGATGCTCGTGGTGGTCATCGACGAGTTCTACGAGTGGTTCCGCATCATGCCGACGGCGGTCGACGTCCTGGACTCGATCGGACGTCAGGGCCGCGCGTATTGGATCCACCTGATGATGGCGTCGCAGACGATCGAAAGCCGGGCCGAAAAGCTCATGGAGAACATGGGTTACCGGTTGGTGCTGAAGGCGCGCACCGCCGGCGCGGCGCAGGCGGCCGGCGTGCCGAATGCGGTGAACCTGCCGGCCCAGGCCGGTCTGGGCTACTTCCGGAGGAGCCTCGAGGACACCGTCCGGTTCCAGGCCGAGTTCCTGTGGCGCGACTACATCTCCCGCGGGATCACCATCGACGGCGAGGACGCGCCGGCGTTGGTGCACAGCATCGATTACGTTCGCCCGCAACTGTTTACCAACTCATTCACCCCGCTCGAGGTCAGCGTCGGGGGACCGGAGCTCGAGCCGGTGCGCTCGAATGGTGAGGCGGCCGGGGCGGCGGAGACCGAGGCCGAGGACGAGGAAGGGATCAGGACGCCGAAGGTCGGCACGGTGATCATCGATCAGCTGCGCAAGATCGACTTCGAACCCTACCGGTTGTGGCAGCCGCCGCTGAGCGCACCCATCGCCATCGACGAGCTGGTCAACCGGTTCATCGGCCGTCAATGGCAGCAGGACTACGGCACCGAAAAGAACCTGGTGTTTCCGATCGGGATCATCGACCGCCCGTTCAAGCACGACCAGCCGCCGTGGACGGTTGACACCTCCGGGCCCGGCGCCAACGTCCTGATCCTCGGGGCCGGCGGTTCGGGCAAGACCACGGCGCTGCAGACGTTGATCTGCTCGGCCGCGCTGACCCACACGCCGGAGCAGGTCCAGTTCTACTGCCTGGCCTACAGCGGCACCGCGCTGACGACGGTCGGCCGTCTGCCGCACGTCGGCGAGGTGGCCGGTCCGACGGATCCGTACGGCGTGCGCCGCACGGTCGCCGAACTGCTGGCGCTGGTGCGCGAGCGCAAGCGCAGCTTCCTCGAATACGGAATCGCCTCGATGGACGTGTTCCGGCGCCGCAAGTTCGGCGGCGAGGCCGGCCCGGTGCCCAACGACGGGTTCGGCGACGTCTACCTGGTGATCGACAACTACCGGGCGCTGGCCGAGGAAAACGAGGTGCTGATCGAGCAGGTGAACCTGATCATCAACCAGGGTCCCTCGTTCGGGGTGCACGTGGTCGTCACCGCCGATCGCGAATCGGAGCTGCGGCCGCCGGTGCGCAGCGGTTTCGGGTCCCGGGTCGAGCTGCGCCTGGCCGCGGTGGAAGACGCCAAGCTGGTGCGTTCCCGGTTCGCCAAGGAGGTTCCGGTCAAGCCGGGGCGCGGCATGGTCGCGGTCAACTACGTCCGACTCGACGCCGACCCGCAGGCCGGTCTGCACACGTTGGTGGCCCGGCCCGCGCTGGGCAGCACGCGCGACAACGTCTTCGCCTCCGACAGCATCGTCGAAGCGGTCAGCCGGCTCGCCAGCGGCCAGGCGCCGCCGATCCGCAGGCTGCCCGCGCGTTTCGGCGTGGAGCAGGTGCGCGAGCTGGCCGCACGCGACACCCGCCAGGGCGTCGGTGCGGGCGGAATCGCCTGGGCGATATCGGAATTGGACCTGGCGCCGGTCTATTTGAATTTCGCCGAGAACGCGCACCTGATGGTGACGGGCCGTCGCGAATGTGGGCGGACCACGACGCTGGCGACCATCATGTCGGAAATCGGCCGGCTTTACGCGCCCGGTGCGAGCGCCGCGCCGCCGCCGCCGGCCGGGCAGCCCTCGGCCCAGGTGTGGCTGGTCGACCCGCGCCGTCAGCTGCTGACCGTGCTGGGCTCCGACTACGTGGAGAACTTCGCCTACAACCTCGATGGCGTGCAGGCGATGATGAACGACATGTCCGCCCTGCTGGCCAGCCGCGAGCCGCCGCCCGGCCTGTCCGCGGAGGAGTTGTTGTCGCATTCCTGGTGGAGCGGCCCGGAGATCTTCCTGATCGTCGACGACATCCAGCAGATGCCGGCGGGTTTCGATTCGCCGCTGCACAAGGCCGCCGCCTGGGTGACACGGGCCGCCGACGTCGGCTTGCACGTGATCGTCACCCGCACGTTCGGCGGCTGGTCCTCGGCAGGCAGCGACCCGATGCTGCGGGCGCTGCACCAGGCGAACGCGCCGCTGCTGGTGATGGACGCCGACCCCGACGAGGGCTTCATCCGCGGCAAGATGAAGGGCGGCCCGCTGCCCCGCGGCCGGGGCCTGCTGATGGCCGAGGACACCGGCGTGTTCGTCCAGGTGGCCGCCACCGAGTTCCGCAAGCAGTAA
- a CDS encoding ferredoxin has product MKVRLEKSRCVGHAQCYAVDPKLFPIDESGNSILEEREVRPEDEQVTRDGVASCPEMALIIDED; this is encoded by the coding sequence GTGAAGGTTCGTCTCGAAAAGTCCAGGTGCGTGGGCCATGCCCAGTGTTACGCCGTCGACCCAAAGCTGTTCCCCATAGACGAGTCCGGGAATTCGATCCTCGAAGAGCGCGAGGTGCGGCCCGAGGACGAGCAGGTGACCCGCGACGGTGTCGCCTCGTGCCCGGAAATGGCGCTGATCATCGACGAAGACTAG
- a CDS encoding cytochrome P450, which yields MSTLGEGQPGTFYLPRLEYAKLPMSADRGVGWKTLRDAGPVVFMNGHYYLTRREDVLAALRNPRVFSSRLALQPPGYPLPVVPLAFDPPEHTRYRKILQPYFSPLGLNKSRPVLQRHAAEMIAELAERGKCEVMADFASLYPFQVFLDLYGLPLEDRDRLIGWKDAVVADKPYLSQADIDQGHELLAYLTDVIRQRRQNPGSDMLSQVMTGEGNFSDLELLGMSHLLILAGLDTVTAAIGFSLFELARRPELRDELRDNPRQIRVFIEEIVRLEPSAPVAPRVTTEMVTIGGMTLPAGTPVRLCMAAVNRDGSDAMSTDELVVDGKVHRHWGFGGGPHRCLGSHLARIELTIIVAEWLGQIPDFELPQDYAPEIRFPSKTFALKELPLHWS from the coding sequence ATGAGCACTCTTGGCGAAGGCCAGCCGGGCACGTTCTACCTACCGCGGCTCGAATACGCCAAGCTACCGATGTCCGCCGACCGGGGTGTCGGGTGGAAGACGCTGCGGGACGCCGGGCCGGTGGTGTTCATGAACGGCCACTACTACCTGACCCGCCGCGAGGACGTGCTCGCTGCGCTGCGCAATCCCAGGGTCTTCTCGTCCCGACTGGCGCTGCAGCCGCCCGGCTACCCGCTGCCGGTGGTTCCGCTGGCGTTCGACCCGCCGGAGCACACCCGCTACCGCAAGATCCTGCAACCGTACTTCAGCCCCTTGGGGCTGAATAAGTCCCGGCCGGTGCTGCAGCGCCACGCCGCCGAGATGATCGCCGAGCTTGCCGAACGGGGCAAGTGCGAGGTGATGGCGGACTTCGCGAGCCTGTACCCGTTCCAGGTGTTCCTCGACCTGTACGGTCTGCCGCTGGAGGACCGCGACCGCCTGATCGGCTGGAAGGACGCCGTCGTCGCCGACAAGCCCTATCTCTCCCAGGCCGACATCGACCAGGGGCACGAGCTGTTGGCGTATCTCACCGACGTGATCCGGCAGCGCCGGCAAAACCCGGGCTCTGACATGTTGTCGCAGGTGATGACCGGCGAGGGCAACTTCAGCGATCTCGAGCTGCTCGGCATGAGCCACCTGCTGATCCTGGCGGGCCTGGACACGGTGACGGCGGCGATCGGCTTCTCCCTATTCGAGTTGGCGCGCAGACCGGAGCTGCGCGACGAGCTTCGCGACAATCCCAGGCAGATCAGGGTTTTCATCGAAGAGATCGTCCGGCTGGAGCCGTCGGCGCCCGTGGCCCCCCGGGTGACGACGGAGATGGTCACCATCGGGGGCATGACGCTGCCCGCGGGCACGCCGGTGCGGTTGTGCATGGCCGCGGTCAACCGCGACGGCAGCGACGCGATGTCCACCGATGAGCTGGTCGTTGACGGTAAGGTGCATCGCCACTGGGGATTTGGCGGCGGGCCACACCGCTGCCTGGGTTCTCACCTGGCTCGGATCGAACTGACCATCATCGTCGCCGAATGGCTCGGGCAGATCCCCGACTTCGAACTCCCCCAGGATTACGCGCCGGAAATCAGGTTTCCGTCAAAGACCTTCGCGCTCAAGGAATTACCGCTGCACTGGAGTTGA